A portion of the Acidisarcina polymorpha genome contains these proteins:
- the rpsJ gene encoding 30S ribosomal protein S10, translating into MVGQRIRIRLKAYDYRVLDTSTGEIVDTAKRTGAQVAGPIPLPTIKNKYCVLRSPHVDKKSREQFEIRTHKRLIDILEPTQQTVDALMKLDLPAGVDVEIKAFEK; encoded by the coding sequence ATGGTAGGACAAAGAATCAGGATCCGGCTCAAGGCTTACGACTATCGTGTGCTCGATACTTCGACGGGCGAGATCGTAGACACCGCCAAGCGGACCGGGGCGCAGGTGGCGGGGCCGATTCCGTTGCCGACGATCAAGAATAAGTATTGCGTGCTCCGTTCGCCGCATGTCGATAAAAAGTCGCGGGAACAGTTCGAGATTCGTACCCACAAACGGCTCATCGACATTCTCGAGCCCACTCAGCAAACCGTGGACGCGCTGATGAAGCTCGATCTGCCGGCTGGCGTGGACGTCGAGATTAAGGCATTCGAGAAGTAG
- the rpsS gene encoding 30S ribosomal protein S19, translated as MARSTKKGPFIDTHLTVKIEALNQANDKKVVRTWSRRSTIHPDFVGHTIAVHNGKKFIPVYVTENMVGHKLGEFSATRTFKGHSAKASESSAKPR; from the coding sequence ATGGCACGTTCGACAAAGAAGGGTCCATTCATCGATACCCACCTCACGGTAAAGATCGAGGCGTTGAATCAGGCGAATGACAAGAAAGTAGTGCGCACCTGGTCACGGCGTTCGACGATCCACCCGGACTTCGTGGGCCACACGATTGCTGTTCATAACGGCAAGAAGTTTATTCCGGTCTATGTGACTGAGAATATGGTCGGTCACAAGCTCGGCGAGTTTTCAGCCACGCGCACGTTCAAGGGCCACTCAGCCAAGGCTTCGGAGTCGTCGGCCAAGCCCCGGTAG
- a CDS encoding 50S ribosomal protein L23 — MATTYTTIRRPLITEKGLGVKETEGTLVFEVAADATKTSVKQAVEVLFKVKVAAVRTANYAGKERRRGKFSGFRPDWKKAYVRLRAGEKMPEYVNSL, encoded by the coding sequence ATGGCTACGACCTATACGACGATTCGCCGCCCGTTGATTACCGAGAAGGGGCTGGGCGTCAAAGAAACTGAAGGCACGCTGGTCTTTGAGGTCGCCGCGGATGCCACCAAGACCTCGGTGAAACAGGCAGTCGAGGTGCTCTTTAAGGTGAAGGTCGCGGCGGTGCGTACCGCCAATTATGCCGGTAAGGAACGGCGGCGGGGTAAGTTTTCCGGCTTTCGTCCAGACTGGAAAAAGGCCTATGTTCGCCTGAGGGCCGGCGAGAAAATGCCGGAATACGTGAACAGTCTCTAG
- the rplP gene encoding 50S ribosomal protein L16, translated as MLMPKKVKFRKQQRGRMTGKAWRGSELSFGDFGLKVMECGYITDRQIEASRIAMTRFIKRGGKIWLRVFPDKPVTKKPAETRMGKGKGAPDHWVAVCRPGKLLFEMEGVSSEMAQEAMRLAAHKLPLKTKFVQRHDAKVVAAAK; from the coding sequence ATGTTGATGCCAAAGAAAGTGAAGTTCCGCAAGCAGCAGCGCGGACGAATGACGGGTAAGGCGTGGCGCGGTTCGGAGTTGTCGTTTGGCGACTTCGGCCTCAAGGTCATGGAGTGTGGGTATATTACTGACCGCCAGATAGAGGCCAGCCGTATTGCGATGACCCGGTTTATCAAGCGTGGTGGCAAGATTTGGCTGCGGGTCTTCCCGGACAAACCGGTCACCAAGAAGCCGGCCGAAACCCGTATGGGTAAGGGTAAGGGCGCGCCCGATCATTGGGTCGCCGTCTGCCGCCCGGGCAAACTGCTCTTCGAGATGGAGGGCGTGTCGTCCGAGATGGCGCAAGAGGCGATGCGGCTCGCGGCCCACAAGCTTCCCTTGAAGACGAAGTTCGTGCAGCGTCATGATGCCAAGGTCGTTGCCGCGGCCAAGTAA
- the rplV gene encoding 50S ribosomal protein L22 yields MQLDTREFRAEAKFQRVSPQKARLVLELIKGRRVEDAINTVMFTKKGVAPLVEKVLRSAVQNANYLSEEQGLDVDVDNLYVKTALANDGPRMKRIRPAPMGRAYRYQRRLSHIVISVAERKTLGLVETVGESDAPTAKKRLTRKPAKKTVTRSGAAKGKNWNKKATSGK; encoded by the coding sequence ATGCAATTGGATACGAGAGAGTTTCGGGCCGAGGCCAAGTTCCAGCGAGTGTCGCCCCAGAAGGCGCGCCTGGTGCTGGAGTTGATCAAGGGCCGCCGGGTAGAAGACGCCATTAACACGGTAATGTTCACCAAGAAGGGTGTCGCTCCGCTGGTCGAGAAGGTGTTGCGTTCGGCGGTGCAGAATGCCAACTATCTGAGTGAAGAGCAGGGTCTCGATGTCGATGTCGACAACCTTTATGTGAAGACCGCTCTGGCCAATGACGGTCCCCGGATGAAGCGGATTCGGCCTGCTCCGATGGGCCGTGCCTATCGCTATCAGCGCCGCTTGTCGCACATCGTGATCTCGGTCGCAGAGCGAAAGACCCTCGGCCTGGTTGAAACCGTAGGCGAGAGCGATGCGCCTACAGCCAAGAAGAGGCTCACCAGGAAGCCGGCCAAGAAAACCGTGACCCGGAGTGGTGCCGCCAAAGGCAAGAACTGGAACAAGAAGGCGACATCGGGCAAGTAA
- the rpmC gene encoding 50S ribosomal protein L29, with amino-acid sequence METEKIRNLSDGELVEQERQAAEQLFRLRFQMKLGQNEGVKKVRELRKDVARIKTIARERALGLHGATPKSEPSLPPAKSKKSKKEAR; translated from the coding sequence ATGGAAACCGAAAAGATCCGCAATCTGAGCGATGGGGAGTTGGTCGAGCAAGAGCGTCAAGCCGCCGAGCAGCTCTTCCGTCTGCGCTTTCAGATGAAACTGGGGCAGAACGAGGGTGTCAAGAAGGTTCGCGAGCTGCGCAAAGACGTGGCCCGCATCAAGACCATCGCCCGCGAACGCGCGTTGGGGTTGCACGGCGCCACGCCAAAGAGTGAACCCTCCTTGCCGCCGGCCAAGAGCAAGAAATCGAAGAAGGAGGCTCGCTAA
- the rplB gene encoding 50S ribosomal protein L2 — protein sequence MPIKTYRPTTPTLRFKTTLVNDDLTTDKPYKPLLAVKQRTGGRANTGRIAVRHHGGGHKQKLRLIDFKRDKYGIPGKVATIEYDPNRSSRIALISYADGEKRYILQPVGLKVGQVITSGPEADILIGNALPLKNIPAGTTVHNVELRPGKGAQMVRSAGSSAQLVAKEGDYALLKLPSGETRKVLVECMATIGQVGNTDHENVSIGKAGRNRWKGIRPANRGVSMNPVDHPHGGGEGKTSGGRHPVTPWGQPTRGYKTRNNKRTDAFIVSRAKK from the coding sequence ATGCCAATCAAGACATACCGACCGACAACACCGACGCTTCGTTTTAAGACGACGCTGGTCAATGACGACTTGACGACAGACAAGCCGTACAAGCCGCTGTTGGCAGTCAAGCAGCGCACCGGCGGCCGTGCCAATACCGGCCGGATCGCGGTTCGCCATCATGGCGGCGGCCATAAGCAGAAGTTGCGGTTAATCGACTTCAAACGGGACAAGTACGGGATCCCCGGGAAGGTCGCGACGATCGAGTACGATCCGAACCGTTCCTCCCGCATCGCTTTGATCAGTTATGCGGACGGAGAGAAGCGCTACATCCTGCAGCCGGTCGGCCTGAAGGTCGGACAAGTGATTACCAGCGGGCCTGAGGCGGATATCCTCATCGGCAACGCGTTGCCACTCAAGAATATTCCCGCCGGTACGACGGTGCATAACGTCGAGCTGCGGCCCGGGAAGGGCGCCCAGATGGTGCGCTCGGCTGGATCTTCCGCGCAGCTGGTTGCCAAAGAAGGCGATTACGCGCTCTTGAAGCTGCCTTCCGGGGAGACTCGCAAGGTGTTGGTTGAATGCATGGCGACGATCGGCCAAGTGGGCAATACCGATCACGAGAATGTCTCGATCGGCAAGGCGGGACGTAATCGCTGGAAGGGCATTCGTCCGGCAAACCGCGGCGTTTCGATGAATCCGGTCGACCATCCGCACGGTGGTGGTGAGGGCAAGACTTCGGGCGGCCGGCATCCGGTCACCCCATGGGGTCAGCCGACGCGTGGTTACAAGACTCGAAACAACAAGCGGACGGACGCGTTCATCGTGAGCCGGGCCAAGAAGTAG
- the rplC gene encoding 50S ribosomal protein L3: MAVTGILGKKIGMTQVFDERGEVHPITVLQAGPCVITQLKTLAKDGYDSAQIGLVEFVKGSKVNKAQAGHFAKNNVPPVKLLKEVPVEVLATTGEVVQDAEDGNGAGNGKMKAGDKVLVDIFSDDKYVDVSGTSKGRGFAGVIRRHGFGGGPKSHGHMFQVQGSIGASSFPSRVFPGQRMPGHMGAASVTVRNLRIRGIDLDENLLMVEGAVPGPRDGYVLISKSKAPPRERRGFGGSGTVDPLKASKKASGGKAPAKGGAKKK; the protein is encoded by the coding sequence ATGGCAGTTACAGGAATTCTAGGCAAGAAGATCGGGATGACGCAGGTATTTGACGAACGGGGAGAAGTGCACCCCATCACCGTCCTGCAGGCCGGCCCTTGCGTGATCACGCAGTTGAAGACCCTGGCCAAGGATGGTTACGATTCGGCGCAGATCGGCCTGGTCGAGTTCGTCAAGGGCTCCAAGGTGAATAAGGCGCAGGCAGGGCACTTCGCGAAGAACAACGTTCCTCCTGTCAAGCTGCTCAAGGAAGTTCCGGTAGAGGTTCTAGCCACTACGGGCGAGGTCGTTCAGGACGCTGAGGATGGCAATGGCGCAGGCAACGGCAAGATGAAAGCCGGAGACAAGGTCCTGGTCGACATCTTCTCCGATGACAAATATGTCGACGTGAGCGGCACCAGCAAGGGACGCGGATTTGCGGGCGTCATTCGCCGGCATGGTTTCGGCGGCGGCCCGAAGTCCCATGGGCACATGTTCCAGGTGCAAGGTTCAATCGGCGCTTCGTCCTTTCCGTCGCGTGTCTTCCCCGGTCAGAGAATGCCGGGGCATATGGGTGCGGCCAGCGTGACCGTCCGCAACCTGCGCATACGCGGCATTGACCTGGACGAGAACTTGTTGATGGTTGAGGGCGCGGTTCCCGGTCCTCGCGATGGCTATGTGCTGATCTCAAAGTCGAAGGCTCCTCCTCGCGAGCGCCGTGGCTTCGGCGGTTCGGGCACAGTCGATCCATTGAAGGCATCGAAGAAGGCTTCAGGCGGCAAGGCCCCGGCCAAGGGCGGCGCCAAGAAGAAGTAG
- the rplD gene encoding 50S ribosomal protein L4 encodes MANLDVIDLGGQKVGSIELAEEVFGPSQANEALLWEAVKHYRAALRQGTAATKNKKLVSGAGKKLWKQKGTGRARVGSIRSPLWRHGGTVHGPQPRSYDYAFPRKKVLGALRAALAAKLADGKLTVVESLELNEPKSKLYRAALDKLEAKRTTLLVESGQALSEKLYLGSRNLKNVELVLTTEVHPYDLLRYERAIFSRSAIEKLQESLKKTVSKRRLAAAQTQPEVA; translated from the coding sequence ATGGCGAACTTAGACGTAATAGATCTCGGCGGACAAAAGGTAGGCTCGATAGAGCTGGCCGAAGAGGTCTTTGGTCCGAGCCAGGCGAACGAGGCACTCCTTTGGGAGGCGGTCAAGCACTATCGTGCCGCTCTTCGCCAGGGGACAGCCGCGACCAAGAACAAGAAGTTGGTCTCCGGCGCTGGCAAGAAGCTTTGGAAGCAAAAGGGTACTGGGCGCGCGCGAGTCGGCTCAATCCGCTCCCCGCTCTGGCGGCACGGCGGAACGGTGCACGGACCGCAGCCGCGTTCTTACGACTACGCTTTTCCGCGCAAGAAGGTGCTTGGCGCGTTGCGCGCCGCGCTGGCCGCCAAGCTGGCCGATGGCAAGCTGACCGTCGTCGAGAGCCTGGAGCTGAATGAGCCGAAGTCAAAACTTTACCGCGCGGCGCTCGACAAGCTCGAAGCCAAGCGTACGACGTTGCTGGTAGAGAGCGGACAGGCGCTCAGCGAGAAGCTCTACCTGGGTTCGCGCAACTTAAAGAATGTTGAACTGGTGCTGACAACGGAAGTTCATCCCTACGATCTTCTTCGCTATGAGCGCGCGATCTTCTCCCGCTCGGCGATAGAGAAGCTCCAGGAATCTTTGAAGAAGACGGTCTCCAAGCGTCGCCTCGCGGCCGCGCAGACCCAACCGGAGGTAGCGTAA
- the rpsC gene encoding 30S ribosomal protein S3: MGQKVHPYGFRLGVNKPWKSRWFVERDYDKLLVEDVHLKRELKEKLKAAGVSSVEIERPGNKLRLIIRTARPGIVIGRKGAEIDKLKLELQKRTNRDVFIDILEVNKPELDAQLVSENIALQLEKRVGFRRAMRKSVDSALRFGCKGIKVRVSGRLNGNEIARSEWYLQGRLPLHTLRADIDYGFSEAHTTYGIIGVKTWIYRGDIYEQKRRQPQPVGTSVF, translated from the coding sequence ATGGGACAGAAAGTCCACCCTTACGGATTTCGGCTCGGAGTGAACAAGCCGTGGAAGTCGCGCTGGTTCGTCGAGCGCGATTACGACAAGCTGCTGGTCGAGGACGTTCATCTGAAGCGCGAGCTGAAGGAGAAACTCAAGGCCGCCGGAGTGAGCTCGGTCGAGATCGAGCGCCCCGGCAACAAGCTGCGCCTGATCATTCGCACTGCGCGCCCCGGCATCGTGATCGGGCGCAAGGGCGCGGAGATCGACAAACTGAAGCTCGAGTTGCAGAAGCGGACCAACCGGGACGTTTTCATCGATATTCTCGAAGTGAATAAACCGGAGCTCGACGCCCAGCTGGTCTCCGAAAACATTGCTTTGCAGCTCGAAAAGCGGGTCGGCTTTCGCCGCGCCATGCGCAAGTCGGTGGATTCGGCGCTGCGCTTCGGCTGCAAGGGCATCAAGGTCCGGGTCTCGGGCCGCTTGAACGGGAATGAGATCGCCCGCTCTGAGTGGTATCTGCAGGGCCGCTTGCCGCTGCACACGCTGCGCGCTGACATCGATTACGGCTTTTCCGAGGCGCATACGACTTACGGCATCATCGGCGTCAAGACCTGGATCTATCGCGGCGATATCTACGAACAAAAGCGCCGTCAGCCGCAGCCGGTAGGTACCTCGGTATTTTAG